From the genome of Parafrankia irregularis, one region includes:
- a CDS encoding DUF2382 domain-containing protein produces MPALTEFDRWPGRTVVGRDGEKIGTISTLYVEPSNTERPAYAAVHTGLFGTKTTVVPLDKASVQGDKLAVPLTREQVKDAPRIDSGEDISPRKQEEINAYYGFGTGRTVRGSAAGTAAGAAAGTMGGTFAGSERADQRTVEADESATGQRTMAADERTAGQRGMEKEQRASRQATSATDQRAGAAQGRAPDERERGAPVRGAEGEMTRSEERLRISTETVETGRARLHKYVVTENVRKSVPFSHEEVRLERETITDADRAAIRTRPELTEQDQEVTLHAERPVIQKETVPVERVRLTTERVTEERQIEEQLRHEEINMDVDESQGRSGEQRPRRP; encoded by the coding sequence ATGCCTGCGCTCACCGAATTCGACCGCTGGCCGGGCCGTACCGTCGTCGGCCGCGACGGGGAGAAGATCGGGACGATCTCGACTCTCTACGTCGAGCCGTCCAACACCGAGCGCCCCGCCTATGCCGCCGTGCACACCGGGCTGTTCGGGACGAAGACGACGGTCGTGCCGCTGGACAAGGCCTCCGTCCAGGGGGACAAGCTCGCTGTGCCCCTGACCAGGGAGCAGGTGAAGGACGCGCCGAGGATCGATTCCGGTGAGGACATCTCGCCGCGCAAACAGGAGGAGATCAACGCCTACTACGGCTTCGGCACCGGCAGGACAGTCCGGGGTTCCGCCGCTGGAACGGCGGCCGGTGCCGCGGCCGGCACTATGGGCGGAACCTTCGCGGGCAGTGAACGGGCCGACCAGCGAACCGTGGAAGCGGACGAGAGTGCGACGGGCCAGCGAACCATGGCGGCGGATGAGCGGACCGCTGGGCAGCGAGGCATGGAGAAGGAGCAGCGAGCTTCCCGGCAGGCGACATCGGCGACAGACCAGCGGGCCGGCGCCGCCCAGGGCAGAGCGCCCGACGAGCGGGAACGCGGCGCACCGGTCCGTGGTGCCGAAGGTGAGATGACCCGCTCGGAGGAGCGCCTCCGGATCAGCACCGAGACCGTCGAGACCGGTCGGGCTCGGCTGCACAAGTACGTGGTGACCGAGAACGTTCGCAAATCCGTTCCGTTCAGCCACGAGGAGGTGCGGCTCGAACGCGAGACCATCACGGATGCCGACCGGGCCGCGATACGCACCAGGCCCGAGCTGACCGAACAGGATCAGGAGGTGACGCTGCACGCGGAGCGGCCCGTCATCCAGAAGGAGACCGTGCCGGTCGAACGTGTACGGCTGACCACCGAGCGGGTAACCGAGGAGCGGCAGATAGAGGAGCAGTTGCGCCACGAGGAAATCAACATGGACGTCGACGAAAGTCAGGGTCGCAGCGGCGAGCAGAGGCCTCGCCGGCCCTGA
- a CDS encoding ParA family protein: MQVVSVVNYKGGVGKTTLTANIGAELARRGNRVLLVDLDPQASLTLSFYKPEHWRQYLQPHRTVKHWFQSWQPRGELRNPLELVDSPQRANFYIGSSGRLDVMASDLTLSEVEEELVVAASKENGARDRRNYLRVFGRLRDAFRGIPPDTYELVLVDCPPSFGMLTRSAILASQFILVPARPDELSTVAIEHFVDRFNHFRGAYNGVAGRARSVVPDDRVAAQVLGIIFTMVRYQANGPVLAEQNFIDLPRAGIPRFNNLVRESHRFYAESASEGLPLVLSHRAPEKNVAEMRELVTEIVSRIQGGSHV; this comes from the coding sequence GTGCAGGTCGTCTCGGTAGTGAACTACAAGGGTGGCGTCGGGAAGACCACGCTCACCGCCAATATCGGCGCCGAGCTCGCACGGCGCGGCAATCGGGTGCTACTCGTCGATCTCGACCCGCAGGCCAGCCTGACGCTGTCCTTCTACAAGCCCGAGCATTGGCGCCAGTACCTTCAGCCGCATCGGACGGTCAAGCACTGGTTCCAGTCCTGGCAGCCACGCGGAGAACTCCGCAACCCGCTCGAGCTTGTTGACAGCCCGCAACGAGCCAACTTCTACATCGGTTCGAGCGGACGCCTCGATGTCATGGCCTCGGACCTGACGCTCAGCGAGGTCGAGGAGGAGCTGGTGGTCGCCGCGAGCAAGGAGAACGGGGCTCGCGACCGCCGGAACTACCTTCGGGTCTTCGGGCGACTTCGTGACGCCTTCAGGGGGATACCCCCGGACACCTACGAACTTGTTCTCGTCGACTGCCCACCCAGTTTCGGGATGCTTACTCGATCGGCTATCCTCGCCAGTCAGTTCATTCTGGTTCCGGCAAGGCCGGACGAATTGTCGACCGTTGCGATCGAGCATTTCGTCGATCGATTCAACCACTTCCGGGGCGCGTACAACGGCGTGGCTGGCAGGGCTCGTTCGGTGGTGCCTGATGACCGTGTGGCGGCGCAGGTCCTTGGTATCATCTTCACGATGGTCCGCTATCAGGCGAACGGGCCCGTGCTTGCCGAACAGAATTTCATTGATCTGCCGCGCGCCGGCATCCCGAGATTTAACAACCTGGTTCGGGAGAGTCACCGATTCTATGCGGAGTCGGCCAGTGAGGGACTTCCGCTGGTGCTCTCCCACCGGGCGCCCGAGAAGAATGTGGCCGAGATGCGCGAGCTGGTCACCGAGATCGTCTCGAGAATACAGGGTGGCAGTCATGTCTGA
- a CDS encoding cytochrome P450, whose translation MSDSSPVYWDPFDREIARDPYPVYRRLRAEAPLWYNDRHDFWVLSRWDDVNGGLVDWATYSSAKGPILEVIKADIEIPPGTLLMEDPPIHDIYRRLLARVFTPRRVLSLEPEIREYCVRCLDRLDGADRFDLMTEFANEVPMRVIGMLLGIPEADQLTVRERADAKLRTEPGQQMKVSAGALMDTDIFADYIDWRAEHPSDDLMTELLRAEFVDEKGVTRTLTREEILTYVTVLAGAGNETTARLIGWLAALLDRHPDQRADLVANRDLIPNTIEETLRFEPTGHAIARYVTRDVELHGQTVPAGSAMMLLVASANRDEQRWSAGERYDIRRKIDQHITFGLGTHYCLGAALARLEGRIALDELLNRFPAWEVDWDNTALSSTSTMRGWESLPITVGGD comes from the coding sequence GTGAGCGACTCGAGCCCGGTGTACTGGGATCCGTTCGACCGTGAGATCGCGCGCGACCCGTACCCGGTCTACCGGCGGCTGCGGGCCGAGGCCCCGCTCTGGTACAACGACCGCCACGACTTCTGGGTCCTCAGCCGCTGGGACGACGTCAACGGCGGGCTGGTCGACTGGGCCACCTACTCCTCCGCCAAAGGACCGATCCTCGAGGTCATCAAGGCCGACATCGAGATCCCGCCGGGCACGTTACTCATGGAGGATCCGCCCATCCACGACATCTACCGACGGCTGCTCGCGCGGGTGTTCACGCCGCGCCGGGTGCTCTCGCTGGAGCCCGAGATCCGGGAGTACTGCGTCCGCTGCCTCGACCGGCTCGACGGCGCCGACCGGTTCGACCTGATGACCGAGTTCGCAAACGAGGTGCCCATGCGGGTCATCGGCATGCTCCTCGGCATCCCCGAAGCCGACCAGCTGACCGTCCGCGAGCGCGCCGACGCCAAGCTGCGCACCGAGCCCGGCCAGCAGATGAAGGTGTCGGCCGGCGCGCTCATGGACACCGACATCTTCGCCGACTACATCGACTGGCGCGCCGAGCATCCCTCCGACGACCTGATGACCGAACTCCTGCGCGCCGAGTTCGTCGACGAGAAGGGCGTCACCCGCACCCTCACCCGCGAGGAGATCCTGACCTACGTCACCGTCCTGGCCGGGGCCGGGAACGAGACCACCGCCCGCCTGATCGGTTGGCTCGCCGCCCTGCTCGACCGTCACCCCGACCAGCGCGCCGATCTCGTCGCGAACCGGGACCTGATCCCGAACACCATCGAGGAGACGCTGCGCTTCGAGCCCACCGGACACGCCATCGCCCGCTATGTCACACGCGACGTAGAGCTACACGGCCAGACCGTCCCGGCGGGCAGCGCGATGATGCTGCTCGTCGCCTCCGCCAACCGCGACGAGCAGCGGTGGAGCGCCGGCGAACGCTACGACATCCGCCGCAAGATCGACCAGCACATCACCTTCGGGCTCGGTACCCACTACTGCCTGGGCGCCGCCCTGGCGAGACTCGAGGGCCGCATCGCCCTCGACGAGCTCCTCAACCGCTTCCCGGCATGGGAAGTCGACTGGGACAACACCGCGTTGTCCTCCACCTCGACCATGCGCGGCTGGGAATCCCTGCCCATCACCGTCGGCGGCGACTAG
- a CDS encoding TetR/AcrR family transcriptional regulator, with the protein MSQPQGTPSGHAPGTPPGAMALRLLLTAERLFAEHGIDGVSLRQIAAQAGSANNSAVHYHFGSKSQLIEAIFAHRLPQLVQRRALLLARIDRDDLRARFEAQLLPVLELAESPDNFYVSFVEQLQRSEESGALAQPTEIQRSQRDFFDDMRRLLAHLEEPVRTMRIREVQELSVHAAARRERAIAAGEHVSPFGLFVSTLIDGFTGHLAAPVSPETRRFLLGIDQDQAPPAVPPSVL; encoded by the coding sequence ATGAGCCAGCCGCAGGGCACCCCGTCAGGCCATGCGCCGGGCACCCCGCCGGGTGCGATGGCGCTGCGGCTCCTGCTGACCGCGGAGCGGCTGTTCGCCGAGCATGGAATCGACGGGGTGTCCCTGCGGCAGATCGCCGCCCAGGCCGGGTCGGCCAACAACTCGGCCGTGCATTATCACTTCGGCTCGAAGAGCCAGCTGATCGAAGCGATCTTCGCCCACCGGCTGCCCCAGCTGGTGCAGCGGCGCGCGCTGCTGCTCGCCCGCATCGACCGGGACGACCTGCGGGCACGTTTCGAGGCACAGCTGCTGCCGGTGCTCGAACTGGCCGAGTCACCCGACAACTTCTACGTGTCCTTCGTCGAGCAGCTACAGCGCAGCGAGGAGTCGGGCGCGCTCGCCCAGCCGACGGAGATCCAGCGGTCGCAGCGGGATTTCTTCGACGACATGCGCCGGCTGCTGGCCCACCTCGAGGAGCCGGTGCGCACGATGCGCATCCGCGAGGTCCAGGAGCTCAGCGTGCATGCCGCCGCGCGGCGCGAGCGGGCGATCGCGGCAGGCGAGCACGTCAGTCCGTTCGGCCTGTTCGTCAGCACCCTGATCGACGGCTTCACCGGGCACCTCGCGGCCCCGGTGTCCCCGGAAACCCGCCGCTTCCTCCTCGGGATCGACCAGGACCAGGCACCCCCCGCTGTGCCCCCGTCGGTGCTCTGA
- a CDS encoding TIGR03857 family LLM class F420-dependent oxidoreductase gives MTTDQLTELGFYTLPGHSGTPRDLVTEVLAGERLGLGATFVSERFSTKDAAVLSGAAGALTETLGIATAATNHHTRHPLVTATFATTMHRLTGGRFALGLGRGFDRFWSAVGLSPVTSAQIEDFAGLMRRLWRGEMILGHDGPAGKYPYLQQDPDFDEDIPLMLAALGPRSLELAGRCLDGVVLHTFFSDVALTESVEAVRRGAKAAGRDPDSVRVWSVLAVVGDHIPPDQMLRRTVGRLATYLLGYGDILVRVNDWDPAVLARFRADEFVQGFQGAFDARADERQLEHLATLIPAEWLAASATGTAEQCAAAVARQFELGATGVILHGVSPDEVAPVVEAYRGIRPPSARGLPANPGRLS, from the coding sequence ATGACGACCGACCAGCTCACGGAGCTTGGCTTCTACACCCTGCCCGGGCATTCCGGCACGCCCCGTGACCTGGTCACGGAGGTCCTGGCCGGCGAGCGGCTGGGTCTTGGCGCCACGTTCGTCTCCGAGCGCTTCTCGACGAAGGACGCGGCCGTGCTGTCGGGTGCGGCCGGCGCCCTCACCGAGACGCTCGGGATCGCCACGGCGGCGACCAACCACCACACCCGCCATCCGCTGGTCACCGCGACCTTCGCGACGACCATGCACCGCCTCACCGGTGGGAGGTTCGCGCTCGGGCTGGGCCGGGGCTTCGACCGGTTCTGGTCCGCGGTCGGGCTCAGCCCGGTGACCAGCGCCCAGATCGAGGACTTCGCCGGGCTCATGCGCCGGCTGTGGCGAGGAGAGATGATCCTCGGCCACGACGGCCCGGCCGGGAAGTACCCGTACCTGCAGCAGGACCCGGACTTCGACGAGGACATCCCGCTCATGCTCGCCGCGCTCGGACCGCGCAGCCTGGAGCTCGCCGGGCGCTGCCTGGACGGCGTCGTGCTGCACACCTTCTTCTCGGACGTCGCGCTGACGGAGTCCGTGGAGGCGGTGCGCCGGGGAGCGAAGGCGGCGGGACGGGACCCGGACAGCGTCCGGGTCTGGTCGGTGCTGGCCGTCGTCGGTGATCACATCCCACCGGACCAGATGCTGCGGCGCACCGTCGGGCGGTTGGCCACCTACCTGCTGGGCTACGGCGACATCCTGGTGCGGGTCAACGACTGGGATCCGGCGGTGCTCGCCCGGTTCCGGGCCGACGAGTTCGTCCAGGGTTTCCAGGGCGCGTTCGACGCGAGGGCCGACGAACGGCAGCTGGAGCATCTCGCCACGCTGATCCCGGCGGAATGGCTGGCGGCGAGCGCGACGGGGACGGCCGAGCAGTGCGCTGCGGCCGTGGCCCGCCAGTTCGAGCTGGGGGCCACCGGTGTGATCCTGCACGGCGTCTCGCCGGACGAGGTCGCTCCGGTGGTCGAGGCCTATCGCGGGATCCGGCCGCCGTCGGCGCGTGGCCTGCCCGCGAACCCCGGCCGGCTGTCCTAG
- a CDS encoding amidohydrolase family protein yields the protein MTTSKDLGFPVFDADHHLYETEDAFTRHLPARHKDLFRFVELGGRKKLVVRNTLTEFIPNPTFEVVAAPGAHMAFYSGNNPEGRSLRELSGKPIRPLPAFREPAARLALLDEQGVAACLLFPTLASLIEERLRDDPALTQIAIRAFNDWLYDDWTYSYADRILTTPIISPCDVEGGITELERVLERGARAILVRPAPVAGLRGLRSPFLPEFDPFWARVQEAGVLVALHASDSGYQDYLNTWEGNTGEYVAFKPKTFAYVADGGRTIQDTLASAICHGMLDRFPGVRLISVENGGSWVGLLARNLELAWKKMPREFPTHPIEVLRRNIWINPFWEDSLDGLISLMGADRVCFGSDYPHPEGLAEPLSFADELGDRTPAEIEKIMSANMFDLLGLKRPAPATAQA from the coding sequence ATGACCACCAGCAAGGATCTCGGCTTTCCGGTCTTCGACGCGGATCACCACCTGTACGAGACGGAGGACGCCTTCACCCGGCACCTGCCGGCGCGGCACAAGGACCTGTTCCGCTTCGTCGAGCTCGGCGGCCGCAAGAAGCTGGTCGTGCGCAACACCCTCACCGAGTTCATCCCCAACCCGACCTTCGAGGTCGTCGCCGCCCCCGGCGCACACATGGCGTTCTACTCGGGCAACAACCCCGAGGGCAGGTCCCTGCGGGAGCTCAGCGGCAAGCCCATCCGGCCGCTCCCCGCGTTCCGCGAACCAGCGGCGCGCCTCGCCCTGCTCGACGAACAGGGCGTCGCGGCCTGCCTGCTGTTCCCGACCCTGGCCAGCCTCATCGAAGAACGGCTGCGCGACGACCCGGCGCTCACTCAGATCGCGATCCGGGCCTTCAACGACTGGCTGTACGACGACTGGACGTACAGCTACGCCGACCGGATCCTCACCACCCCGATCATCTCCCCCTGCGACGTCGAGGGCGGCATCACCGAGCTCGAACGTGTCCTGGAGCGCGGCGCCCGCGCGATCCTGGTCCGTCCGGCACCGGTCGCCGGCCTGCGTGGCCTGCGCTCACCGTTCCTGCCGGAGTTCGACCCCTTCTGGGCCCGGGTCCAGGAAGCCGGCGTGCTGGTCGCCCTGCACGCCTCCGACAGCGGCTACCAGGACTACCTCAACACCTGGGAAGGCAACACCGGCGAGTACGTCGCCTTCAAGCCCAAGACCTTCGCCTACGTCGCCGACGGCGGCCGCACCATCCAGGACACCCTCGCCTCCGCCATCTGCCACGGGATGCTCGACCGCTTCCCCGGTGTCCGCCTCATCAGCGTCGAGAACGGCGGCAGCTGGGTGGGGCTGCTGGCCAGGAACCTCGAGCTCGCCTGGAAGAAGATGCCGCGGGAGTTTCCCACCCACCCCATCGAGGTCCTGCGGCGCAACATCTGGATCAATCCGTTCTGGGAGGACTCCCTCGACGGCCTCATCAGCCTCATGGGCGCCGACCGGGTCTGCTTCGGCTCCGACTACCCCCACCCCGAAGGCCTCGCCGAACCCCTCTCGTTCGCCGACGAGCTCGGGGACCGGACCCCGGCCGAGATAGAGAAGATCATGTCCGCCAACATGTTCGACCTGCTCGGGCTCAAGCGCCCGGCACCGGCCACAGCTCAGGCCTGA
- a CDS encoding ABC transporter substrate-binding protein yields the protein MQTYWSYIAKLAGATKIAAIGLGVNPASKNCANGVVKSIEKQGGAFGQKVVYLNDGLPFGLPNGVGPEVTAMKKAGVQLVIGCVDSNSMKTFSQEMRRQGVGDVTMVHQNTYDQRFVAESGDLFEGDYVLARFRPSEADAGSSALTNFFTWMDGAKAEHTEYAMLGWIDADLAYQGIKAAGESFTRESVITATNQLTAYSADGLIDPIDWSRQHVPPTDEDPVTHGNKQECISLVQVHGGKFKAVGDPAKPFICWPVTKDRAWSEPTFVELK from the coding sequence GTGCAGACGTACTGGTCCTACATCGCCAAGCTCGCCGGAGCCACGAAGATCGCGGCGATCGGGCTCGGCGTGAATCCGGCGTCCAAGAACTGCGCGAACGGCGTCGTCAAATCCATCGAGAAGCAGGGTGGAGCCTTCGGTCAGAAGGTCGTCTACCTCAACGACGGCCTGCCCTTCGGCCTCCCGAACGGCGTCGGCCCCGAGGTGACGGCCATGAAGAAGGCCGGCGTCCAGCTCGTGATCGGCTGCGTCGACTCCAATTCCATGAAGACCTTCTCCCAGGAGATGCGGCGCCAGGGCGTCGGAGACGTCACCATGGTCCACCAGAACACCTACGATCAGAGGTTCGTCGCCGAGAGCGGCGATCTCTTCGAAGGCGACTACGTACTGGCCCGGTTCCGCCCCTCCGAGGCCGACGCCGGCTCCTCCGCACTGACGAACTTCTTCACCTGGATGGACGGGGCCAAGGCCGAGCACACTGAATACGCCATGCTCGGCTGGATCGACGCCGATCTCGCCTATCAGGGGATCAAGGCAGCCGGCGAATCCTTCACCCGTGAGTCCGTCATCACCGCCACGAACCAACTGACCGCCTACAGCGCGGACGGCCTCATCGACCCCATCGACTGGAGCCGTCAACATGTACCGCCCACGGACGAAGATCCCGTCACCCACGGCAACAAGCAGGAGTGCATCTCTCTCGTCCAGGTCCACGGCGGAAAGTTCAAAGCCGTCGGCGATCCCGCGAAGCCGTTCATCTGCTGGCCGGTGACGAAGGACCGCGCCTGGTCCGAGCCCACCTTCGTCGAGCTGAAGTAA
- a CDS encoding PIN-like domain-containing protein, whose protein sequence is MTVTTAPGGQLDQRLSCGLFDGFEAFRTPSDDDFRFVFSAGLVVPDTNVLLNLYRYSSEARDSLLSVLQNLGSSLWVPHQVISEFWSVRDSVLRDPRGTLALTTELDKLQARAEKMISEWARERSLSPGTAEDLRAGIEAAFDAAIERIGEFDDGGGTRYLEDSAGDPVVTALADILAGKVGAKPTQDVLEARIATGHERVAQEIPPGYKDKGKPGNGPVGDFLLWCELLEEAKRRDCNALFVTSDVKEDWWRRVGEAPRGPRPELVREMRQQTGRALFMMQPDGLLERARSLLNVDVSESSLENVERVQQFEVAKQAGDEWAAEAVAAVLDRLSEEAPVQAQVLRRAAELGGFINRDDVYRIGNYDSTRSLRGFTRPVRRIVQAFQDRGLIPGGVDDLLQAVYDDETVGLATGFSVPRSALPLVLEWADPQDAPA, encoded by the coding sequence ATGACAGTGACCACAGCACCTGGCGGTCAACTCGACCAGCGGCTGAGCTGCGGTCTCTTCGACGGCTTCGAGGCCTTTCGGACTCCATCCGACGACGACTTTCGATTCGTTTTTTCTGCCGGGCTCGTGGTGCCGGACACGAACGTTCTCCTCAATCTCTACCGGTACAGCTCCGAAGCCCGTGACAGCCTCCTCAGTGTGCTCCAGAACCTCGGCAGCAGCCTTTGGGTTCCGCACCAGGTGATAAGCGAGTTCTGGAGCGTACGTGACAGTGTGCTGCGTGATCCGAGGGGTACCCTTGCGCTCACCACGGAGCTCGACAAACTACAGGCCCGTGCCGAGAAGATGATCAGCGAGTGGGCGCGGGAGAGATCTCTTTCCCCTGGTACGGCAGAAGATCTGCGAGCCGGTATCGAAGCTGCCTTCGACGCTGCGATCGAACGCATTGGAGAGTTCGACGACGGTGGCGGGACGAGGTACCTCGAGGACTCCGCAGGCGACCCGGTCGTGACCGCCCTCGCAGACATCCTCGCGGGGAAGGTGGGCGCGAAGCCGACCCAGGACGTGCTGGAGGCCAGGATCGCAACCGGCCATGAGCGCGTTGCACAGGAAATACCACCCGGATACAAGGACAAGGGGAAGCCAGGAAACGGGCCTGTCGGGGATTTTCTGCTCTGGTGTGAGCTCCTCGAGGAGGCGAAGCGGCGCGACTGCAATGCACTTTTCGTCACCAGCGACGTCAAGGAGGACTGGTGGCGGCGGGTCGGGGAGGCTCCCCGAGGTCCGCGACCCGAGCTGGTCCGGGAGATGCGGCAGCAGACCGGGCGCGCTCTGTTCATGATGCAGCCGGACGGCCTCCTGGAACGCGCGCGGAGCCTCCTCAACGTCGACGTATCGGAATCCTCTCTGGAGAACGTCGAACGAGTCCAACAGTTCGAGGTTGCGAAGCAGGCCGGCGACGAGTGGGCGGCGGAGGCCGTCGCGGCTGTTCTCGATCGGCTGTCCGAGGAGGCTCCGGTCCAGGCGCAGGTTTTGCGACGTGCCGCTGAACTGGGTGGTTTCATCAACCGGGACGACGTCTACCGGATTGGAAACTACGACTCGACTCGCAGTCTCCGCGGATTCACGCGTCCCGTGCGCCGCATCGTCCAGGCCTTCCAGGACAGGGGTCTGATCCCCGGCGGGGTCGATGACCTGCTTCAGGCGGTCTACGACGATGAGACCGTGGGGCTGGCCACCGGCTTCTCCGTGCCGAGGTCAGCTCTGCCGCTCGTCCTGGAATGGGCGGATCCGCAGGACGCTCCGGCCTAG
- a CDS encoding carboxymuconolactone decarboxylase family protein: MTVNTPADDLYRLVMTVEPPAVETPFEAASRRFLFGEIWGRPDLGIRDRRLVSLACVAAADAATPIAGHVYAALRSGDLTIEQLNEVTLHFAVYCGWPKASFLEQTVRAQWQRLHEERGQEAPAWPTLTAEDLGPEDRAERIRGGQEEFRSVNVIPAPPSDSPYFYAGILNFVFGHVWRRPGLSRRERRLVTIPCVGASDAVGPIFSHVGSALESGDVSYEEMQEIILHFSAYYGFAKGEVLHDAARHWRAGRS, from the coding sequence ATGACTGTGAACACGCCCGCCGATGATCTCTACCGCCTGGTGATGACTGTCGAGCCGCCGGCGGTGGAGACACCTTTCGAAGCCGCGTCTCGCCGGTTCCTGTTCGGGGAGATCTGGGGCCGCCCGGACCTGGGTATCCGTGACCGGCGCCTGGTGTCGCTGGCCTGCGTCGCCGCGGCCGACGCGGCGACGCCGATCGCCGGCCACGTCTACGCGGCGTTACGCAGCGGCGATCTGACCATCGAGCAGCTGAACGAGGTGACACTGCACTTCGCGGTCTACTGCGGCTGGCCGAAGGCCTCGTTCCTGGAACAGACCGTCCGTGCGCAGTGGCAGCGGCTGCACGAGGAACGTGGGCAGGAGGCACCGGCCTGGCCGACCCTGACCGCCGAGGATCTCGGGCCCGAGGACCGTGCGGAACGGATCCGCGGCGGGCAGGAGGAGTTCCGGAGCGTCAACGTCATTCCGGCGCCACCGTCCGATTCGCCGTACTTCTACGCCGGGATCCTCAACTTCGTGTTCGGTCATGTGTGGCGCCGACCGGGTCTGAGCCGCCGTGAACGACGACTCGTCACGATCCCCTGCGTGGGGGCGTCGGACGCCGTCGGACCGATCTTCTCGCACGTCGGTTCGGCACTAGAGTCGGGCGATGTGAGCTACGAGGAGATGCAGGAGATCATCCTGCACTTCAGTGCCTACTACGGTTTCGCCAAGGGCGAGGTGCTGCACGACGCTGCTCGACACTGGCGAGCGGGCCGGTCATGA